The genomic region TAAATACTCTTATTTCGAGCAGATATGCTCCAGCTAAACAGGTAGAACTTGAAGTAAGAATCAGAGCTTTTGCTAATGAGGATCTTGATAATTTGTACACTGCTTCGTTTACAATGAAGGTGACTCCATATCTTGATGTACCTATCCCTGCAGAACTATTTATGTACGGAACAGCGACTGCTACAGAACAAGTAAGTGGAGCCTTAAAAGCTTATGGTAAAGACAATATATTTACCAAATACCTAAAGCTGACAAAAGATGGTTTATTTAAATTTTCAGACAAACAAGCAGATGATGGTTATGACTATAACTTCGGTAAATTTGCTACTGTTTCTGATAATATTGAAGCGGCTGCAGATGATGCAGGAAACTTCAAGTTTACAGGTGAAACAGGATGGTATGCCGTAACGGCTGACTTTGTAAGCAGTAATTTATCTATAGCTCCTTATATGGTAGAATCAACTACTTATGGATATGACTACGATAATATTTATATGGTAGGTGGTTACAATTCTACAGATCCATTTTGGGATGCTGGCAATGCGGTTGCAATGACCAAGAAAAGTGAAGGTGTTTTCACTATTGAAAAAGAATTACAAGATGGTGCTGAATTCAAATTTATTGGCCAACAGAGCTGGGGCGATCTTGATTGGGGTAACATCGCCGAAAAAGGTCAGTCTGGTATCTTAGCTCCTAAAGGAAAGAATGATAACATAACTTTTGATGGTGCTGATGCTGTTTATAACATTACAGTCGACCTTAATGCTGGGACTTATAGTATTGAAGCTAAACCTGTTTTCCCAACAGAACTATACATGACCGGTAATGGAGTTGGTCCGGATGATGAAGATTGGAATTGGAAAAACGAACTTCAATTTGTTCCTGTTAACAGTCATCCTGAATTGTTCTGGAAAATCGTTTGGATGAAAGGTTCAGGAAACTTCAAATGTGCTCCTCAAGCTGCATGGGCAGGTGGAGACTTTGGTAGAGATGGAGATGCAACCAATGGAGTTTATGCAAAAGGTGGTACAGACATTCCTGTTCCAGCTACAGCTGGATATTACATGGTTGTTGTTGACCTAGCAAATAACACTATCGAAATTGCCGAGCCTAAGGTTTACGGTATGGGTAATGTATTTGGTGGTTGGGATGGTGGAGATCCTGCTGATCTTTTCACTGTTGACAATACCAATAAAGTAATTAAATTTGATGGAGTTCCTAACGATGGCGAATTAAGAATGTATGTTGATGCACCAACATTGAACTGTGATTGGTGGCAAGCTGAATTCATCGTTCTTAATGACAAAATTGAATTCAGAGGAACTGGTGGTGACCAGGATAGAGTAAATGTTACTGCAGGTGACAATATCTCTCTTAACTTCTTAACCGGAGCTGGTTCGATCACAACACCTTAATAAAACTATAAGCATGTAGGGTAGTCATGAGGCTACCCTGCTTCAAATAATTAAATGCAATTGGTAACTATTCTGGTTGCTGATTGCATTTTTTTATACTGAAACCAAACGGAATTCAATCAATACAAAGTTCTGATTATGAAGAAACTTTACACATACCTTACCTTTATATTCCTGCTAATGTCATTCATTAGTCAGGCACAAATCATAACAACCTCTCCCGCCTTTCCAACCGAAAGTGATGGAGTAACCATCACTTATGACGCTACATTAGGAACCGGAGGTTTAAAGGATTTCACTGGAGATGTTTATGCACATACTGGTGTAATTACAGATAAAAGTACAAACGATACAGACTGGAAATACGCTCCAACTTGGGGAGACAACAGTGCCAAATACAAATTGACCTCGCTGGGTAACAACAAGTGGGAACTAAAAATACTACCAAACATACGCGAATACTATGGTGTTGCTGCTGGTGAGAAAATATTAAAAATGGCTTTCGTATTCCGTTCTTCTGATAGCTCAAAAGAAGGAAAAGGCGATGGAGGAACAGATATATTTGCAGATGTAAGCGAAGGTGGCATAAATGTTAGCTTCTCTGTTCCTGCTAACAATAAAGTCATTCAAAAAAATGAAGATTTACAAGTAACAATACAATCAAATGCCAGCACAAACTTAATCCTATTTCTTGATGGTGTTGAAAATGAAACTACCACAGAAACCGAAATTAGTAAAATCATTAATACTGACGTTGCTGGCAATCATGAGTTGGTAGCTGTTGCCTCAGATGGTTCGGAAGAAGTTAGAGATACAGTTAATTTCTTCGTTCGCGATGATGTTGTAAATGAAACCATGCCAGCCAATGTAACTGCTGGTATCAATTATATTGATGATACCTCAGTAACACTTGTACTGTATGCTCCTAATAAGGAATATGTATATGTCATTGGAGATTTTTCAGATTGGAAACTTGATAACATGTACCAAATGAAAAAGGATGGAGATAACTTTTGGGTGACCATTAATAACCTCCAAGTTGGTAAAGAATATATATTCCAATATCTTATTGATGGAGACATTAAAATTGCAGACCCATATGCCGACAAGATATCAGATCCTTGGAACGATCAATACATATCCAATACAACCTATCCTAATTTAATTACATACCCTAGTGATAAAACAAGTGAAATTGCGAGTGTATTCCAAACTGCGCAAACAAGCTACAGCTGGACCGATTCAGGCTTCACTATTCCTGATAAAAAGGATCTTGTTGTTTATGAATTGCATGTTCGCGACTTTGTTGCTACAGGCAATATTAAAACCATAAAAGATACTTTAGATTATTTGGAACGTTTGGGTATTAATGCGATTGAATTAATGCCTTTCAACGAATTCGAAGGCAATGATTCGTGGGGATATAACCCATCCTTTTATTTTGCACCCGATAAAGCTTACGGAACAAAAGAGGATTACAAAGCCTTTATCAACGAATGTCACAAACGTGGAATAGCCGTTTTGATGGATATGGTACTAAACCATTCTTTTGGGCAATCCCCTTTTCTTCGTATGTATTTTGATGGTACTAAGCCTACTGCCGATAGTCCATGGTACAATGTTGAGAACAATTTCGAAAACCCGGATGCCCATTGGGGATACGATTTCAACCATACCAGTCAGGCAACTAAAGATTTGGTTGATAGAATTAACTCATATTGGATGACTGAATATCATATAGATGGTTTCCGCTTCGATTTCACAAAGGGGTTTTCAAATACACCACATAGTAATTCAACAGATCCCTGGGGAAGTCAATACGATCAGCAGCGGATTGATATATTAAAACGAATGGCTACAGAAATATGGAATGTAAAATCAGATGCCGTCGTTATTTTCGAACACTTATCAGAAAATTCTGAAGAAAAGGAACTGGCGGCTCATGGAATTATGCTTTGGGGAAATGCCAATCATGATTATAGCGAAGCTACTAAGGGTAATAGTTCAAATTTTAGTTGGACTTCTTGGAAAAACAGAGGCTGGGATGGCCCTAAAGTGGTCAGCTATATGGAAAGTCACGACGAAGAACGTTTGATGTACCGAAATCTATCAGAAGGTTCTTCTTTGGATGGTTATAATGTCAGAAATCTGAAGACTGCCCTTTCTAGAATCGAAACCGCTGCTGCTTTCTTCTTAACCATTCCCGGACCAAAAATGATCTGGCAGTTTGGCGAATTAGGTTATGACATTTCCATTGATGAAAACGGACGTACTGGTAAAAAACCAATTCATTGGGAATATCAAGATGATCCAAACCGAAAAAGAGTTTTCCAGGTGTTTGCAGCACTTGCTAAAATTAAAAAGGAAGAAGTTGCATTTGAATCTGACGATTTTAGCCTGAATACCAGCCAAGCTTTAAAGCAAATTGAGATCAACCACGCCGATATGGATGTCCGCATCATTGGTAACTTCGATGTAAAAACAGGTAGTATCTCTCCAAAATTTAGTCAAACTGGTACGTGGTATGATTACTTCTCTGGCACAGAAATCAATGTAACAGATGTTGATACCAGTATACAACTTGCTCCTGGAGAATACCATATCTATACAACAAAACAATTAACCACTCCAAATGTAATTTCAGCTCCCCAAGCATCCGATGTTCTTATAACCGGAACTGCCAAAGAGAATGAAACACTGACAGCCTCCTACTCCTACTCCGACGCAAATGGAGATTTAGAAGGAACATCAGTTTATAGATGGTATCGAGCAGATGATGTCAATGGTACAAATGAAATAGGAATTACGGGTGCAACAGGTATATCTTACAATCCTGGTGCGGATGATCGTCACAAATTTATTCGATTTTCTGTTACTCCTGTAGCACAAACTGGGGAATTATTACAAGGAGATATTGTCTATAGTACTTACTCTGATAAAATAGTTTCCCTTGTGAATCCTCCTGTTGCTAGTAATGTAGCTATTAATGGTGAGTTCGTACAGGACGCTGTTATAACTGCTTCTTATGAATACTCTGATTCTGAAGAAGATCCTGAAAGCAATTCAATTTTCCAATGGTACCTTGCAGATGATCAATCCGGGACCAACGAAGTGGCTATTACAGGAGCCAATACACTTGAATACACAATTACTCGTCAGGATGTGGGGCGCTATTTGCGTTTCTCTGTAACACCTGTTGCTATAAGCGATGAATTACCTACTGGATCTAAGGTATACTCAGCATACTCTGAGCAAATTGACTATTCAACAGGCATTGAAGATGTTGTGGATGAAGAATTAAACATCTATCCAAACCCTGTACAGAACATGCTGCATTTGGATAATTTGAACCAGGTAAAACGTGTCAGTCTTTACAGTCTTACAGGAAAGACAATTCTTTATAAGAATAACCCGAATAGCAACGAAATACTTGATCTCAGCCACTTAAATCAAGGTATTTACATTATCGTCTTTGATTTCCAGGACAATAGTCGTTTATCAAGAAAATTTATAAAAGAATAAATGTTTAATTGATCATCATAATCCCACTCAACCTGTTGAGTGGGATTTTTTCATCCAGAAAGCCCAAATCTTTTAAGAAAATAAAATCTTAATATATTTATATTTTTTAACAACACATCTAGATATTTCAATACTTTATTCACTATATTTGGCAGTATTATTTTAATTTTTGAACAAAAACACTATGAATTACAAAACTGTATTAATCGTTTTTTTCCTGGTAATTACAGGCCTTTCAACCAGTTTCGCAAAAGGAAATCAATTAGAAGATGCTCAAATAAAAGCTAAGACAGAAGGAAAATTCATTTTCATGAATTTCTCAGGATCCGATTGGTGTCGATCTTGTATGATTCTTAAAAAGACAATACTGGAAAGTCCGGAATTTAAAACTTTTGCAGACAAAAATCTGGTCCTTGTTGATGTTGATTTTCCAAGGAAAAAAAAGAATAGACTGACTGCTGAGCAGACCCTATACAACGAACAATTGGCTGAAAAATACAATAAAGACGGTCAATTCCCCACCATTATCATTATGGATTCTGACATGAATATTGTTGCGAAAACGGGCTATAAAAACCTGAGCCCAACTCAGTATGTTGATCACATTAAAAGCTTGATTGAGTAATCCTATGATCCGAAATATTACCACATTATTATTTCTGATTTTTGCACTGAATTCCTTTGGTCAGAAAGAATCTCACACAAAGGTTCTTCTTTTAATGGGATCCCGGTTTGACATTACAGCTGTAAGTCCAAATCAGGAAAAAGCTCTCAGTGCTATTGAAGCAGGTATTTCTGAAATCAAACGAATTGAGAAATTAATTTCCTCATGGGATCCAAATTCTCAAACATCGGAGATCATACAAAGTGCGGGTATAAAACCTGTCGTTGTTGATCAGGAGTTATTCAATTTGATTCGTCGTTCGCTAAAAATTTCGGACTTGACACAAGGAGCTTTCGATATCAGCTACGCCTCACTTGATAAAGTCTGGCATTTTGATGAAGAAATGAAAGAACTCCCCGATTCGGCTACGGTCGCGGCTTCAGTATCGAAAATCAACTACAAAAATATCATCCTAAATCCTGAAGAAAGAAGCGTATTCCTGAAGGATAAAGGAATGAAAATTGGCTTTGGTGCCATAGGTAAAGGTTACGCTGCCAATAAAGCTTTGGACATTATGTCGAAAATGGGCCTGACCGGAGCTTTGGTCAATGCCTCAGGCGATTTAATCAGTTGGGGAAAAGATGAAGGCGGTAAAGACTGGAAAATAGGTATTGTCAATCCTAAAGAAAAAGATAAGATTTTCTCATGGCTCAACATTAACGAAACCGCTGTTGTTACCTCAGGGAATTACGAGAAATTTGTCACTATAAATGGTCAAAGCTATTCACATATCATCGATCCCAGAACTGGATATCCAGTCAGAGGACTATGTAGTGTCAGTATCATTTGCCCTAACGCCGAGCTTGCTGATGCCTTGGCCACCTCTGTTTTTGTGTTGGGGAAAGATAAAGGTCTCGAATTAATTAATCGATTAAACGGGATAGAATGTCTGCTTATCACCGACAATCAAGAACTCTTCACCTCAGAAAATTTACATTTAGACTATATAAAGAAACCAATTACGAATCACAAATACCAAATTAAAATTGGAGATAAACATGCGCGATAAAAATAAGACAAAGCTGCTTCTTGCCAGTTTAGGCTTATTGTTTGGACTCAACTCATGCGTTTCAGTTGCAGCCTATCAAAAAGCCTATC from Ancylomarina subtilis harbors:
- a CDS encoding thioredoxin family protein yields the protein MNYKTVLIVFFLVITGLSTSFAKGNQLEDAQIKAKTEGKFIFMNFSGSDWCRSCMILKKTILESPEFKTFADKNLVLVDVDFPRKKKNRLTAEQTLYNEQLAEKYNKDGQFPTIIIMDSDMNIVAKTGYKNLSPTQYVDHIKSLIE
- a CDS encoding SusF/SusE family outer membrane protein, which encodes MTNLKYLFISLLAVFFIACEDDFETPNVTAPVQGTAPVLEEVTEAIDLILMKKNEKDTIVDLSWSAATYADPIGVRYYVQVDTVNNEFKNPLEFDRVATTETSIKVGDLNTLISSRYAPAKQVELEVRIRAFANEDLDNLYTASFTMKVTPYLDVPIPAELFMYGTATATEQVSGALKAYGKDNIFTKYLKLTKDGLFKFSDKQADDGYDYNFGKFATVSDNIEAAADDAGNFKFTGETGWYAVTADFVSSNLSIAPYMVESTTYGYDYDNIYMVGGYNSTDPFWDAGNAVAMTKKSEGVFTIEKELQDGAEFKFIGQQSWGDLDWGNIAEKGQSGILAPKGKNDNITFDGADAVYNITVDLNAGTYSIEAKPVFPTELYMTGNGVGPDDEDWNWKNELQFVPVNSHPELFWKIVWMKGSGNFKCAPQAAWAGGDFGRDGDATNGVYAKGGTDIPVPATAGYYMVVVDLANNTIEIAEPKVYGMGNVFGGWDGGDPADLFTVDNTNKVIKFDGVPNDGELRMYVDAPTLNCDWWQAEFIVLNDKIEFRGTGGDQDRVNVTAGDNISLNFLTGAGSITTP
- a CDS encoding FAD:protein FMN transferase → MIRNITTLLFLIFALNSFGQKESHTKVLLLMGSRFDITAVSPNQEKALSAIEAGISEIKRIEKLISSWDPNSQTSEIIQSAGIKPVVVDQELFNLIRRSLKISDLTQGAFDISYASLDKVWHFDEEMKELPDSATVAASVSKINYKNIILNPEERSVFLKDKGMKIGFGAIGKGYAANKALDIMSKMGLTGALVNASGDLISWGKDEGGKDWKIGIVNPKEKDKIFSWLNINETAVVTSGNYEKFVTINGQSYSHIIDPRTGYPVRGLCSVSIICPNAELADALATSVFVLGKDKGLELINRLNGIECLLITDNQELFTSENLHLDYIKKPITNHKYQIKIGDKHAR
- a CDS encoding alpha-amylase family glycosyl hydrolase; amino-acid sequence: MKKLYTYLTFIFLLMSFISQAQIITTSPAFPTESDGVTITYDATLGTGGLKDFTGDVYAHTGVITDKSTNDTDWKYAPTWGDNSAKYKLTSLGNNKWELKILPNIREYYGVAAGEKILKMAFVFRSSDSSKEGKGDGGTDIFADVSEGGINVSFSVPANNKVIQKNEDLQVTIQSNASTNLILFLDGVENETTTETEISKIINTDVAGNHELVAVASDGSEEVRDTVNFFVRDDVVNETMPANVTAGINYIDDTSVTLVLYAPNKEYVYVIGDFSDWKLDNMYQMKKDGDNFWVTINNLQVGKEYIFQYLIDGDIKIADPYADKISDPWNDQYISNTTYPNLITYPSDKTSEIASVFQTAQTSYSWTDSGFTIPDKKDLVVYELHVRDFVATGNIKTIKDTLDYLERLGINAIELMPFNEFEGNDSWGYNPSFYFAPDKAYGTKEDYKAFINECHKRGIAVLMDMVLNHSFGQSPFLRMYFDGTKPTADSPWYNVENNFENPDAHWGYDFNHTSQATKDLVDRINSYWMTEYHIDGFRFDFTKGFSNTPHSNSTDPWGSQYDQQRIDILKRMATEIWNVKSDAVVIFEHLSENSEEKELAAHGIMLWGNANHDYSEATKGNSSNFSWTSWKNRGWDGPKVVSYMESHDEERLMYRNLSEGSSLDGYNVRNLKTALSRIETAAAFFLTIPGPKMIWQFGELGYDISIDENGRTGKKPIHWEYQDDPNRKRVFQVFAALAKIKKEEVAFESDDFSLNTSQALKQIEINHADMDVRIIGNFDVKTGSISPKFSQTGTWYDYFSGTEINVTDVDTSIQLAPGEYHIYTTKQLTTPNVISAPQASDVLITGTAKENETLTASYSYSDANGDLEGTSVYRWYRADDVNGTNEIGITGATGISYNPGADDRHKFIRFSVTPVAQTGELLQGDIVYSTYSDKIVSLVNPPVASNVAINGEFVQDAVITASYEYSDSEEDPESNSIFQWYLADDQSGTNEVAITGANTLEYTITRQDVGRYLRFSVTPVAISDELPTGSKVYSAYSEQIDYSTGIEDVVDEELNIYPNPVQNMLHLDNLNQVKRVSLYSLTGKTILYKNNPNSNEILDLSHLNQGIYIIVFDFQDNSRLSRKFIKE